The Pyrodictium delaneyi genome contains a region encoding:
- a CDS encoding tyrosine-type recombinase/integrase, whose amino-acid sequence MTRFDLPPPPPGILERSNLEAMEAFLAALAAAGASPKTVKAYRAAISDFLSFIGDKRLREVTSSDVSAWIYDRLTRGLQRPRSRDSDPAEERRERQTTMHYYTLFLRGFLEWLGLNVKVPVVRKPRSPRVEALRPEEVERLVSAARDPLDLLIVALLFETGLRAQEAVGLRLRDIDTGRREIRVRNAKYGEERVVLYGPLTEQALAIWLALNPKLGPDDPLLGISYSGLYKRLKTLARRAGLDPRRVRPHVLRHTFATEALRRGVPLPVVQRLLGHHDIKVTQIYLHLLDEDIRAAYQRAFATQPAAQTPQGQAPAPVYAPPRPLAQQPPMPVQPPGQQPQSPWPGYQAWPQQALGQPHAANIQQATQPLAYQANSQPLHLQPPAQPPAPQQYQVHYYAAAPVQQPQQWQPAPYPYAAVQPPYQGQPLAPARPPAPAAPAAGLAQAQPPAPMQQPGPGGAQQRSDRRRE is encoded by the coding sequence GTGACGCGGTTTGACCTGCCGCCGCCACCACCAGGAATACTAGAGCGGAGCAACCTGGAGGCGATGGAGGCGTTCCTTGCCGCGCTAGCAGCAGCTGGTGCTAGTCCTAAGACTGTAAAGGCTTACCGGGCAGCTATCAGTGACTTTCTCTCGTTTATAGGCGATAAGCGGCTCCGCGAAGTAACCAGCAGCGACGTCTCCGCGTGGATCTATGACCGTCTTACCCGTGGACTCCAGAGGCCCCGAAGCCGTGACAGCGATCCAGCAGAGGAGAGGAGGGAACGGCAGACAACGATGCACTATTACACGTTGTTCCTCCGCGGATTCCTAGAGTGGCTCGGCCTGAACGTCAAGGTGCCGGTTGTGCGTAAGCCCAGGAGCCCACGAGTCGAGGCGCTGCGGCCTGAGGAAGTCGAGCGCCTGGTATCAGCTGCCCGCGACCCCCTAGACTTGCTGATAGTAGCGCTACTGTTCGAGACAGGGCTCCGCGCCCAGGAGGCAGTGGGGCTACGGCTACGCGACATAGACACTGGGCGGCGCGAGATACGCGTGAGGAACGCCAAGTACGGCGAGGAGCGGGTAGTACTCTATGGCCCGTTGACCGAGCAAGCGCTAGCAATATGGCTAGCTCTTAACCCGAAGCTCGGCCCCGACGACCCCTTGCTTGGGATAAGCTACAGCGGGCTCTACAAGAGGCTCAAGACGCTAGCCCGCCGCGCTGGCCTCGACCCACGCCGTGTCCGGCCCCACGTGCTGCGCCACACCTTCGCCACCGAGGCGCTCCGCCGTGGCGTCCCACTCCCAGTAGTCCAGAGGCTCCTCGGCCACCACGACATCAAGGTGACCCAGATCTACCTCCACTTACTAGACGAGGACATACGCGCCGCCTACCAGCGCGCCTTCGCAACACAGCCAGCTGCACAGACGCCCCAGGGACAAGCGCCAGCGCCAGTCTACGCCCCGCCCCGGCCACTAGCACAGCAACCGCCGATGCCAGTCCAGCCGCCCGGGCAGCAGCCCCAGAGCCCATGGCCCGGCTACCAGGCCTGGCCACAGCAGGCCCTAGGACAACCACACGCAGCAAACATCCAGCAAGCTACCCAGCCGCTGGCCTACCAGGCAAACTCGCAGCCACTACACCTGCAGCCCCCTGCCCAGCCGCCGGCTCCGCAGCAGTACCAGGTCCACTACTACGCGGCGGCCCCTGTGCAACAGCCGCAACAGTGGCAGCCTGCTCCATACCCCTACGCAGCGGTTCAGCCGCCTTATCAGGGCCAGCCTCTGGCTCCTGCCCGGCCGCCAGCCCCTGCGGCTCCAGCTGCGGGTCTTGCTCAAGCTCAACCGCCAGCTCCTATGCAGCAGCCCGGCCCCGGTGGGGCACAGCAGCGGAGCGATAGACGCCGAGAATGA
- the acs gene encoding acetate--CoA ligase — protein sequence MATEQGLPFGEKYHPAIKKLMELRRESLENIEEFWDKRARALIWFKYWDKVLDDSNPPFFRWFVGGVTNITVNALDRWIETPVKNKVAYYWEGEPGDTRVLSYFELWREVNRFAKVLKDLGIKPDDRVVIYMPMIPELPIAMLAAARIGAIHSVVFSGFSPKALADRIVDAKAKLLITADGYYRRGKVINLKKNADEGVRLAEEQGVKVEKVLVVKRGGLDLDVNMVEGRDYWYDELVKNVPYNTYVPPEPRKSDDVLFILYSSGTTGKPKGIMHSVGGYMVWTYWSFKWTWDPRPDDVMWTAADIGWITGHTYIVYAPLMHGMTNVMYEGAPDYPQPDRVWEIVEKYRVTILYTSPTAIRLFRKYGDEWVKKHDLSSLRLLGSVGEPINPDVWKWYYEVVGGGKTPIVDTWWQTETGAAMIAPVPGIALVPLKPGSATFPLPGVDADVVNDKGEPTKPGEKGYLVIKRPWPGMLIGLWGDPQRYIRTYWQRFSKPDEGVWIYYPADYAVKDEDGYIWMLGRADEVLNVAGHRLGTTEIEDAILAHPAVAEAAVVGIPDPIKGEVPLAVVVLREGYKPSKELEEEIKQTVRKILSPIAVPKRVLFVNKLPKTRSGKIMRRLIKAVATGAPLGDVSTLEDEASVEEIKRAWEEFKKAIEEGERLLRESS from the coding sequence ATGGCTACCGAGCAGGGCCTCCCCTTTGGCGAGAAGTATCATCCTGCTATCAAGAAGCTGATGGAGCTTCGGCGAGAGAGTCTAGAGAACATTGAAGAGTTCTGGGATAAGAGGGCCCGTGCACTCATCTGGTTCAAGTACTGGGACAAAGTCCTCGACGACTCGAACCCGCCGTTCTTCCGTTGGTTCGTGGGAGGCGTCACTAACATAACTGTTAACGCTCTCGACCGGTGGATCGAGACACCGGTCAAGAACAAGGTTGCTTACTACTGGGAAGGCGAGCCCGGGGACACCCGCGTCCTCAGCTACTTCGAGCTGTGGCGCGAAGTTAACAGATTCGCCAAGGTCCTCAAGGACCTCGGTATAAAGCCGGACGACCGCGTAGTAATATACATGCCCATGATACCCGAGCTCCCAATAGCCATGCTAGCTGCTGCACGTATAGGCGCTATACACAGCGTAGTCTTCAGCGGTTTCAGCCCCAAGGCGCTCGCCGACCGTATAGTCGACGCTAAGGCTAAGCTCCTGATAACTGCCGATGGCTACTACCGCCGCGGCAAGGTGATAAACCTCAAGAAGAACGCTGACGAGGGTGTCAGGCTAGCCGAGGAGCAGGGCGTCAAGGTAGAGAAGGTTCTCGTGGTGAAGAGAGGCGGCCTAGACCTAGACGTGAACATGGTCGAGGGCCGCGACTACTGGTACGACGAGCTAGTAAAGAATGTACCCTATAACACCTACGTACCCCCGGAGCCCAGGAAGAGCGACGACGTACTCTTCATACTCTATAGCAGCGGTACAACTGGCAAGCCTAAGGGCATAATGCACAGCGTAGGCGGCTACATGGTCTGGACCTACTGGAGCTTCAAGTGGACCTGGGACCCCAGGCCCGACGACGTAATGTGGACCGCCGCTGACATAGGCTGGATCACCGGCCACACCTACATAGTATACGCCCCGCTAATGCACGGCATGACCAACGTTATGTATGAGGGCGCGCCAGACTACCCGCAGCCCGACCGCGTCTGGGAGATAGTTGAGAAGTACCGTGTCACAATACTCTACACCAGCCCAACTGCGATAAGGCTATTCCGCAAGTACGGCGACGAGTGGGTCAAGAAGCACGACCTCAGCAGCCTAAGGCTACTCGGCAGCGTAGGCGAGCCGATAAACCCCGACGTCTGGAAGTGGTACTACGAAGTAGTAGGCGGAGGCAAGACCCCGATAGTCGATACATGGTGGCAGACCGAGACCGGCGCCGCCATGATAGCCCCAGTGCCCGGCATAGCACTAGTGCCGCTCAAGCCCGGCAGCGCTACCTTCCCACTCCCCGGCGTAGACGCCGACGTAGTCAACGACAAGGGCGAGCCAACAAAGCCCGGCGAGAAGGGCTACCTAGTGATAAAGCGGCCGTGGCCCGGCATGTTGATAGGCCTCTGGGGCGACCCACAGCGCTACATAAGGACCTACTGGCAGCGCTTCAGCAAGCCCGATGAAGGAGTCTGGATCTACTACCCAGCCGACTACGCCGTGAAGGACGAGGACGGCTACATCTGGATGCTAGGCCGCGCCGACGAGGTGCTCAACGTAGCCGGTCACAGGCTCGGCACCACCGAGATAGAGGACGCCATACTCGCCCACCCAGCCGTAGCCGAGGCCGCCGTAGTAGGCATACCCGACCCAATCAAGGGCGAGGTACCACTAGCAGTAGTAGTGCTACGCGAGGGCTACAAGCCCAGCAAGGAGCTAGAAGAGGAGATCAAGCAGACAGTCCGCAAGATACTAAGCCCCATCGCCGTACCGAAGCGCGTACTCTTCGTCAACAAGCTGCCAAAGACAAGAAGCGGCAAGATAATGAGGAGGCTGATAAAGGCCGTAGCCACCGGCGCCCCACTAGGCGACGTCAGCACCCTA
- a CDS encoding GNAT family N-acetyltransferase, with the protein MFEQQKPIPVMVVLRGRVVVARVPRVASRWLGGLLVELETGVQVHLLMPGAIARWLHRGERVEVRFLEEPERVNGVYVAPRDSYELWRIWGSEQREERVKVWPPWRREARLERESFLGERVYEYRVVAREAVTEDDFREIVGLEQYHYASREEVVAIWRCPVCGNYAEANVQPTCPRCGVPMKLQEIRGSLPSSRFMVLELASREPYEPRIVAYVRVDTPIPLMHRRIVKEDGGVEIERMIRERVFPKDWFHPTFWPLAYTRRAELRKRFQELAELYGSRRIARAVVGEEIAEEALRRANTAAARIARVVVHPDYRGDGLGVLAVKMALEWIRERRIPEMKRRKHVVETIAQMARFNPFFERAGFRYMWDTASGRPVLMYPLTEEARKRIEEFLEKDPYARRHGGKLFRPRYGGVEPLSGPIKLVNLTKIYRSELDVSRLPPELQDVLRAFGAERRRVERYVLRNTSFEIKPGEVVAVVGASGAGKTTLLRMIIGAALGARDENYQPSQGRVEVPNNVKLAALLPGEMEPVFGSETLLEHVARKIGDPAAAVEILNAVGLSDAIFYRARFDELSTGQKERARLASLLAERPNLLVIDEFTAHLDRLTAQRVARKLSSLARRVGITLVVSTNRPEVLQALAPDKVVLVGYGTAVVAEERTGAR; encoded by the coding sequence CGCGTGTCGCCTCCCGCTGGCTCGGCGGTCTCCTGGTGGAGCTTGAAACCGGGGTACAAGTACATCTTCTCATGCCTGGCGCTATTGCCCGGTGGCTGCATAGAGGGGAGAGGGTAGAGGTAAGGTTCCTCGAGGAGCCCGAACGTGTCAATGGAGTCTATGTCGCGCCGAGGGATTCCTATGAGCTGTGGAGGATCTGGGGTAGCGAGCAGAGAGAGGAGCGGGTCAAAGTCTGGCCTCCGTGGAGGCGCGAAGCTCGGCTAGAGCGGGAGAGTTTCCTCGGGGAGAGGGTCTACGAGTACCGCGTTGTAGCCCGCGAGGCCGTCACGGAGGATGATTTTCGAGAGATAGTAGGTCTCGAGCAATATCATTATGCTAGCAGGGAGGAGGTCGTAGCGATATGGAGATGCCCTGTCTGCGGCAACTACGCTGAGGCTAACGTGCAGCCCACCTGCCCCCGTTGCGGTGTGCCGATGAAGCTCCAGGAGATACGTGGAAGCCTCCCTTCGAGCAGGTTCATGGTCCTCGAGCTGGCCTCCAGGGAGCCCTACGAGCCAAGGATAGTGGCCTATGTCCGGGTTGACACACCTATACCGTTGATGCACCGCCGCATAGTCAAGGAGGATGGAGGTGTAGAGATAGAACGGATGATAAGGGAGCGGGTGTTCCCGAAGGACTGGTTCCACCCCACATTCTGGCCCCTTGCCTACACGCGACGGGCTGAGCTGCGGAAACGGTTCCAGGAGCTAGCCGAGCTCTATGGCTCCCGCCGCATCGCTCGTGCCGTCGTGGGCGAGGAGATAGCTGAGGAGGCTCTCCGCCGCGCAAACACCGCTGCCGCGCGTATAGCACGTGTTGTGGTCCACCCCGACTACCGTGGCGACGGGCTCGGCGTCCTAGCAGTGAAGATGGCGCTTGAATGGATACGGGAGCGCCGCATCCCAGAGATGAAGAGGAGGAAACATGTAGTCGAGACCATAGCCCAGATGGCGCGGTTCAACCCGTTCTTCGAGAGGGCCGGGTTCCGCTACATGTGGGACACGGCTAGCGGCCGCCCTGTGCTAATGTACCCGCTCACCGAGGAAGCTCGGAAGAGGATAGAGGAGTTCCTTGAGAAGGACCCCTATGCCCGCCGCCACGGTGGCAAACTTTTCCGTCCACGCTATGGCGGTGTTGAGCCTCTTTCAGGGCCGATAAAGCTAGTCAACCTCACCAAGATCTACCGTAGCGAGCTAGACGTCTCCAGACTCCCACCCGAACTACAAGACGTATTGCGCGCCTTTGGCGCCGAGAGGAGGCGAGTAGAACGCTACGTGCTGCGCAACACGAGCTTCGAGATAAAGCCAGGCGAGGTAGTCGCAGTGGTAGGCGCTAGCGGCGCAGGAAAGACCACCCTGTTACGCATGATTATAGGCGCTGCGCTGGGCGCCAGGGACGAGAACTACCAGCCGAGCCAGGGCAGGGTAGAGGTGCCGAACAACGTTAAGCTCGCCGCGTTACTGCCCGGGGAGATGGAACCGGTGTTCGGCAGCGAGACTCTGCTAGAACACGTAGCCCGTAAGATAGGAGACCCAGCCGCGGCTGTAGAGATACTCAACGCCGTCGGGCTGAGCGATGCAATATTCTACCGCGCCCGGTTCGACGAGCTCTCCACTGGCCAGAAAGAGCGGGCCCGGCTAGCAAGCCTCCTCGCAGAGAGGCCCAACCTACTGGTCATAGACGAGTTTACTGCCCACCTGGATCGTCTGACAGCGCAGAGGGTTGCCCGTAAGCTGAGCAGCCTAGCACGTCGCGTAGGCATAACCCTGGTGGTCTCCACTAACCGGCCAGAAGTGCTCCAGGCGCTAGCACCGGACAAGGTGGTGCTCGTCGGCTACGGCACGGCAGTAGTAGCGGAAGAGAGGACTGGGGCCCGGTAG